The window TAGTCATAGCGAACGTTCCACTGGATATGTTGGTGTTAACTCCTGTTGCTCTCATGGTGGCTTGAATTGTTAAGCTACTTGTGGTTCCTGTAATAGTTAAAAAGTCAACATATTTTGCTACACCAGAACCTGTTGCACCGGCTAAATTAGTTGCACCTACATCGGACAATACAGGCATTGAGTTTGTGCTCTGAATGAATTCAGCAACCGGAGCTTTTAGGCCACCAGTCAGATTGACAGCTTCCGTAACTTGGGCGCGGGCAATGTAGTCTTGATATGCGGGAATGGCTACTGCAGCCAAAATACCGATAATTGCTACAACAATCATTAATTCGATAAGTGTAAAACCTTGGGATAACTTTTTCATGTAATGCTCCTAAAAATAAAATTGGTTTGTTTGTAGGGGGGAACTGTTTGATTATAATAAAGCACTAACCATGCCAAATTTCTGTGTGTGATTGTTTATGTCGAATAACGGGGGAAGTGATCATTTTTCTTTGTCAATAAGTGACAAAAATAACACAATAAATGTTTTATAGTGACAATTGGCTTACAAAACGGCTGGATTGATAAAATCAATAATATGGCCTGTTGCTAAATCGATGATGACAAAGGTTTCTTTTTTCTTCCCTAATAAAAGGAATAATGCAGAGTTTGCTTGAGTTAGTTTATATTTGTGTAATGTTGAGATGAGAATGTTTTGCAGGTCAGGGTGTTTTTTTAAAAAATTATTATACCTAAATTGCTTGCTCATAACTTTATCAATATTTTTATTATATGATTGATAATATTCCGGTAGTTGTTCTATATCTTTGCCCCCAGATAGGGTACTCCACATCAATCGGGTGCGTTTTTTGGGATCTTTAGGTGCTGTGGCATAAATATAAATTGGCTTACTGAATAAAGAATATCTAAGAGTGCTATCCTTTAATGTGTTGATATCAATCATGTTAGGCGATACGGTTTTAAAAACATCGGTGGCAAAAACTAAATAAACGGGACGGCCCTCGGCAATGCTATTGACCCCGTATACAAAGGCGCTGAACTGAATGATAATTATAATGGATAGATCTAAAAGCAAATATTTTTTGTCTTTTCTATAGAGAATGAGCGTCATAATAGGGCCTAACACTAAATCAACACCCAATAGAATAATGGTGATTTCTGATAGACCTTCGGTAACGTACAAAGGGTAGGGATACCAAATAGAATAAACCAGGAAAAGAAAAACGCCAATAATAATGGCACTTATTGTGAGATGTATTGCAGATGCTTTAAATTTATCGAGTATCATGCTTCTCATTGGTCCAAGCTCATTTTTTTCAACTTATAGAGAAATTGTCTGTAAGTAACCCCTAGTAATTCTGCTGCCGCCTTTCTATTCCATCGAGTTTTTTCTAGGGCATTTTTTATTTTTTCTTCGTCACTTAAGGGTGAGACTAAGTTTTCAGTTGTTTTTTCGGTTTGAGTTGATTGATTGGTTGGAACGGATAGAGGTTCTGAACGCAATGATAAGTCAGTATTCTGAATAATGAGTCCATCGCACAACGTTGTAGCTCGTTCTAAGATGTTTTCTAATTCCCGCACATTACCTGGAAATGAATAAGACATCAGGGTCTCAGCCGCTTCGGGGGAAATAGTATATTGATTGCCATTATAGGTTTGCTGCTTCAAAAAAAACTCAGCCAAAAGTAAAATATCGTTTACACGAGCTCTTAATGGTGGCATGGGTAACTCAATGACGTTAATCCGATAGTAAAGATCTTGACGAAAATTGCCGTCAGCAACAAGGTTCTTGAGGTCTTTGTGAGTGGCACTGATAATTCGTACGTCTATTTTTTCTTCTTTTTGTGCGCCTATAGGGCGGATTGCTTTTTCTTGTATAGCTCTGAGTAATTTAACCTGCATTGATAATGGTAAGTCAGCAACCTCATCTAAAAATAGAGTGCCTCCATTGGCAGCTTGAAATAGGCCTTGTTTATCTTTATTGGCACCAGTAAAACTACCCTTAGTATGGCCAAAAAATTCACTTTCCATTAATTCTGAGGGGATGGCACCGCAGTTGACAGGGACAAAAGGCATATCAGAGCGGGAGCTCATTTTATGTATTTGATTGGCGGCTAATTCTTTACCCGTCCCAGATTCTCCACTGATATAAACTGGGGCTTGGCTTTTTGCCAATTTGTTGATTAATTTTGTAGTTTGTTGCATTTGTAACGAATCACCCAATAGTAGCGGTTGTTCTTCTTCACTATTCTCTCGGCTTGTTCGTTTGCTTTGGAAACTTTTCTTTGAGTGGTTTTTATCAGCTAGCTTAATTGCTGAATTCACTAAATTTCTGAGTTCAGCTAATTCCAATGGCTTGGATACAAAATCAAATGCCCCGGCTTTGAGTGCTTCTATTGCCGTATCCATATTACCATGAGCGCTAATCATCGCGACCGGGATGTCGTATGATTGCTCCTGTATCTTTTTTACCAATTCAATGCCATTGCCATCAGGCAGGCGCATATCAGTGAGACAAATAGAAATATTATGTTCATTTAGAATTTTGTAAGCGGACTTTAAGTCACCTGCTGAAAGAGTATTGATATCCATGCGATTTAAAGTGAGTTCTAGCAGTTCACAAATATCGGGCTCATCATCAACAATAAGGGCAAGGTGTTTGTTCATTTATGTAATGTTTTTTTGAATTTTTTTGAAGTGTGTAAAAATAATAGCACTATTTAATGAAAAAATCTCATTATTGCTTTTGGCGTCTGGAATCGGCAAAACGTAGTTGGAAGCAGGCACCTTCCTTGATACCAATATATTCCAGTTTTGCAGAATTACATACGGCCATTTCCTGGGAGATGTATAAGCCTAAACCAGTGCCTGAGGCTTCAGTCGTAAAAAAAGGTTCAAACAATTGAGTGATATCATCTTCGGGGATTGAAATGCCATAATTCATGACTTGCAGATAAATATTTTTGCTCAGGGCATCCACGCCAACAGTGACGACGATAGGACGAAAGTGGTGATTGTGCTCAATCGTATGTCTTAGGGCATTTTGAATGAGATTGTTAAATATTTGATGTAGATGTTGGCGATCAAATTGGACTTCGAGGTCTTCACTTTCAAATTTCAGATAAAATCGTTCCTGAGGTAATTGTATGTATTCACTCAAAAATTCCTGAATCCATTGAAATAGGTTGATTGTTTCCTGTTCAGCTTGTTGACGGCGACTCAAATCCAATACCGTGCCGATAATGTCATTGACGCGAATAGATTGTTTATCAATGATTTCTGTTAGACGTTTATCGGTTTCTTCTAATGTGGGCGATTCGCCTAATAGCTCGCCTGCATGGCGAATGGCGGCGAGAGGATTGCGTAATTCATGTGCAATACTGGCAGTTAAGCGCCCAAGTGAAGCCAATTTTAATTGCTGGGCTTGTTGGGTGAGTTCGGCATTGTCTTCAATAAAAATAACGGTGCCGCTTTCACTTTGAGCCCCTAAAGCCGCAAACTTAACATTTAAATCAGAAACCGAGTTTTCCTGTTTAATTTTATGAATTTGATAGTCCTGTGTCTCTTGCCACGATAGAAAGGTATCACCTAATTCGGGTGAATAGTCATATAAATGCTTAGGCTTATTAGCATCAGTCGTTTCTTTTATATTAAGTAAATTAATGGCTGTTTCATTAACAAGTTGTACCTTAGCTTGATAATCGACAACGATAATGGCGGTTTGCATTCGCTGCATAATGAATTGAGTGAGTTGTTCCATATTGGCCAGATCAACCTCTCTCTGGCTGGCTATTTCAACACTTTCTTCGGTTTTTTTGACTAGATAATTAGTCAAAAAAGCAATGAGAAATAAAATACCCCCGAGCAGACCTGTTTGTGCATAAGTGGTTGTTATTTCTTGGGTTAACTGTAAATATACCTGATCAAGCAATAAGATTAAAGTCATTAGCGCGGCGTAAAAAATGGAGGAGTGCCCCATCGATAATATACTGATAGCGGCAATGGGAATCAGTAAAAGTAATCCAACACCACTAGTGACACCGCCACTGGCATGCATAATCAGAATAATGGCGCCAAAATCCAGTAATATATGCGCATGAGTTTGAAACCATAATGCCGGCCAGCGCCAGCGAATAGTAAAGCCATTTAGAATACTGGCAATGAGGTAGCCAAAACTAACAATTTTGAAAAGTTCAGGATGAATGAGACCAAAGGGTCTTATTTCGGTATTGGAAAAAATAAGCGCAACAAAAATACCAGAAAT of the sulfur-oxidizing endosymbiont of Gigantopelta aegis genome contains:
- a CDS encoding pilin translates to MKKLSQGFTLIELMIVVAIIGILAAVAIPAYQDYIARAQVTEAVNLTGGLKAPVAEFIQSTNSMPVLSDVGATNLAGATGSGVAKYVDFLTITGTTSSLTIQATMRATGVNTNISSGTFAMTTVDTGQTWDCGSIGNAAAGTNIGNQYLPSACK
- a CDS encoding sigma-54-dependent transcriptional regulator, yielding MNKHLALIVDDEPDICELLELTLNRMDINTLSAGDLKSAYKILNEHNISICLTDMRLPDGNGIELVKKIQEQSYDIPVAMISAHGNMDTAIEALKAGAFDFVSKPLELAELRNLVNSAIKLADKNHSKKSFQSKRTSRENSEEEQPLLLGDSLQMQQTTKLINKLAKSQAPVYISGESGTGKELAANQIHKMSSRSDMPFVPVNCGAIPSELMESEFFGHTKGSFTGANKDKQGLFQAANGGTLFLDEVADLPLSMQVKLLRAIQEKAIRPIGAQKEEKIDVRIISATHKDLKNLVADGNFRQDLYYRINVIELPMPPLRARVNDILLLAEFFLKQQTYNGNQYTISPEAAETLMSYSFPGNVRELENILERATTLCDGLIIQNTDLSLRSEPLSVPTNQSTQTEKTTENLVSPLSDEEKIKNALEKTRWNRKAAAELLGVTYRQFLYKLKKMSLDQ
- a CDS encoding sensor histidine kinase, with the translated sequence MSSSKMSDSKQNIKESLFSTNFQTNLSQEQKAWRPLHLLNLYRLLISGIFVALIFSNTEIRPFGLIHPELFKIVSFGYLIASILNGFTIRWRWPALWFQTHAHILLDFGAIILIMHASGGVTSGVGLLLLIPIAAISILSMGHSSIFYAALMTLILLLDQVYLQLTQEITTTYAQTGLLGGILFLIAFLTNYLVKKTEESVEIASQREVDLANMEQLTQFIMQRMQTAIIVVDYQAKVQLVNETAINLLNIKETTDANKPKHLYDYSPELGDTFLSWQETQDYQIHKIKQENSVSDLNVKFAALGAQSESGTVIFIEDNAELTQQAQQLKLASLGRLTASIAHELRNPLAAIRHAGELLGESPTLEETDKRLTEIIDKQSIRVNDIIGTVLDLSRRQQAEQETINLFQWIQEFLSEYIQLPQERFYLKFESEDLEVQFDRQHLHQIFNNLIQNALRHTIEHNHHFRPIVVTVGVDALSKNIYLQVMNYGISIPEDDITQLFEPFFTTEASGTGLGLYISQEMAVCNSAKLEYIGIKEGACFQLRFADSRRQKQ
- the tfpZ gene encoding TfpX/TfpZ family type IV pilin accessory protein — translated: MRSMILDKFKASAIHLTISAIIIGVFLFLVYSIWYPYPLYVTEGLSEITIILLGVDLVLGPIMTLILYRKDKKYLLLDLSIIIIIQFSAFVYGVNSIAEGRPVYLVFATDVFKTVSPNMIDINTLKDSTLRYSLFSKPIYIYATAPKDPKKRTRLMWSTLSGGKDIEQLPEYYQSYNKNIDKVMSKQFRYNNFLKKHPDLQNILISTLHKYKLTQANSALFLLLGKKKETFVIIDLATGHIIDFINPAVL